The proteins below are encoded in one region of Rana temporaria chromosome 2, aRanTem1.1, whole genome shotgun sequence:
- the LOC120928729 gene encoding uncharacterized protein LOC120928729, with protein sequence MFCNISGDEKVEMLHSYWKRRRSQEVTLEKTPRVTITPHSLVIFPVTPRDNGLYICSYRDSSLDSYRGNGTHLVITATPVVTLTEDTENHLLICQAERFYSPDLNISWSVPLGEEQTHENLTENEDGTFTKVSILTLTTETEGENVACHLGHSTLRTVLYRYDPWSILYVQLFPVRVALVLIVVLSLVSFQIYLHRKGKASQNRKMRAEERETVAAELSEAGSLQTVPGSM encoded by the exons ATGTTCTGTAATATCAGCGGTGATGAGAAGGTGGAGATGCTCCACTCATACTGGAAACGAAGGAGGTCCCAGGAGGTCACACTGGAGAAGACACCCAGGGTCACCATCACGCCTCATTCCCTGGTCATCTTTCCGGTCACCCCCAGAGACAACGGGCTCTACATCTGCTCATACCGGGACAGCTCTCTGGACTCCTACAGGGGGAACGGGACACACCTTGTGATCACAG CCACCCCGGTAGTGACCCTGACAGAGGACACTGAGAATCATCTTCTGATCTGCCAGGCGGAAAGGTTTTATTCTCCAGATCTAAACATTTCCTGGAGCGTCCCTTTGGGCGAAGAACAGACCCATGAGAACCTGACAGAGAACGAGGACGGAACTTTCACCAAGGTGTCCATACTGACCCTGACCACAGAGACCGAAGGAGAGAACGTGGCCTGTCACCTGGGTCACAGCACTCTACGTACCGTCCTCTACCGATATG ATCCTTGGTCCATCCTGTATGTGCAGCTCTTTCCTGTCCGCGTAGCTCTGGTCCTGATAGTAGTATTGAGCCTGGTGTCTTTCCAAATCTATCTTCACCGAAAAGGGAAG gCGTCACAAAACCGAAAAATGCGAGCAGAAGAGCGGGAAACCGTGGCTGCAGAACTATCAGAGGCTGGCAGTCTACAAACAGTCCCCGGTTCTATGTGA